A stretch of the Nematostella vectensis chromosome 1, jaNemVect1.1, whole genome shotgun sequence genome encodes the following:
- the LOC5516335 gene encoding uncharacterized protein LOC5516335 isoform X1: MSSLMILQFLNVVVLISPGLLCYSSENFTITRAHLDLFIVPPSFCGSYVNKTVMCQEYNAFLTKKKNNCTCKCVRRAPTFGFFNNTWNCTKNNIVRSVLGITDLTLKSEKRQDSVIKVFKKDVSVDSIYETCDHPTVAVNGTSLLRCDGFYQDLSNKDFKFAQENSTEPCKFAYTPSAKGENMKGHIIRIKYHKGNVTQWFGVKIQGTIKCSVTSPPTITTHSLPVATSLPKQQTSPKVTSPQQTSTSPQETSTSSSKQTSTQQTSSSQQTSTSPPQTTTSPSQQTSTSPPQTTTSPSQQTTSPPPSSPSIGQPWIPVTSTPTHADQRETDQQEGSKPDTLTVTSGVVSVILVLLILAIIVAAWYRRRRLKNGDTTGVRSEQSRVTGMTNDTIPRDDNDYAFPLPTIEKSQREPVEGVYSEPYSDNRNAQIRQNLQSRKTQPGQKNGVYEQAYNEEDHNVQPADFPGYVVLEGPDSEAFPDEQPTDAPVYGVLESPVYEGTYGRQPIDGPVYGVLEGPEYEGTYGGQPTDDPVYDVLEGPEYEGTYGGQPIDGPVYGVLEGPEYEGTYGGQPTDGPVYGVLEGPEYEGTYGGQPTDGPVYGVLEGPEYEGTYGGQPTDGPVYGVLEGPEYKGTYRGQPTDGPVYGVLEGPEYEGTYGGQPTDDPVYDVLEGPEYKGTYRGQPTDGPVYGVLEEPDSVSLDMIEQRSPEVMDSPGATATYESLVNPANPVYGSLIENASNC, translated from the exons ATGTCCTCACTAATGATACTGCAATTTCTTAATGTGGTGGTCTTAATTTCTCCTGGCCTGTTATGTTATTCTTCTGAAAATTTTACCATCACAAGAGCGCATCTTGACCTGTTTATTGTACCGCCGTCCTTTTGCGGAAGTTACGTAAACAAGACGGTGATGTGTCAGGAATATAATGCTTTCCtaacgaagaaaaaaaataattgtacATGCAAATGTGTCAGAAGAGCACCAACTTTTGGCTTCTTCAACAACACGTGGAATTGTACTAAGAATAACATAGTCAGAAGCGTGTTAG GAATTACAGATCTCACcttaaaaagtgaaaaaagacAGGATTCAGTGATCAAAGTCTTCAAGAAAGATGTGTCAGTCGACAGTATCTACGAGACATGCGATCATCCTACTGTAGCGGTCAACGGTACAAGCTTACTGCGTTGTGATGGTTTTTACCAGGATCTTTCGAACAAAGATTTCAAGTTTGCTCAGGAAAATTCTACCGAACCTTGTAAG TTTGCCTACACGCCATCAGCTAAAGGCGAGAACATGAAAGGTCATATCATAAGAATCAAGTATCATAAAGGAAACGTTACACAGTGGTTTGGTGTTAAGATTCAAGGTACAATAAAAT GCTCTGTGACAAGTCCCCCGACTATTACGACGCACTCTTTGCCAGTAGCAACATCACTACCAAAACAACAAACATCACCAAAAGTAACATCACCACAGCAgacatcaacatcaccacaagaaacatcaacatcatcatcaaaacagacatcaacacaacaaacatcatcatcacaacagacatcaacatcaccaccacaaacaacgacatcaccatcacaacagacatcaacatcaccaccacaaacaacgacatcaccatcacaacagacaacatcaccaccaccatcgtcACCATCTATTGGACAACCATGGATACCTGTTACTAGCACGCCAACACATGCTGACCAACGTGAGACAGATCAACAGGAAGGGAGCAAGCCTGACACTTTAACTGTGACCTCCGGCGTCGTGTCTGTCATTCTTGTGCTGCTCATCCTGGCCATTATAGTGGCTGCGTGGTACAGAAGAAGACGGCTTAAAAATG gagATACTACAGGAGTAAGAAGTGAACAATCT AGGGTTACTGGGATGACAAATGATACGATTCCACGTGACGATAACGACTACGCCTTTCCCTTGCCAACAATCGAGAAGAGCCAAAGAG AGCCCGTTGAAGGCGTTTATAGCGAGCCTTACAGCGATAACAGGAATGCGCAAATCCGGCAAAACTTGCAATCAAGGAAAACACAACCTGGTCAAAAAAATGGGGTTTATGAACAAGCATATAATGAAGAGGATCATAATGTGCAACCCGCAGATTTCCCTGGCTACGTGGTCCTTGAAGGACCGGATTCTGAAGCTTTTCCTGATGAGCAACCCACCGATGCACCTGTCTATGGGGTCCTTGAGAGCCCTGTATATGAAGGCACTTATGGAAGGCAACCCATCGACGGCCCTGTTTATGGTGTCCTCGAGGGCCCTGAATATGAAGGCACTTACGGAGGGCAGCCCACCGACGACCCTGTCTATGATGTCCTCGAGGGCCCTGAATATGAAGGCACTTACGGAGGGCAACCCATCGACGGACCTGTCTATGGTGTCCTCGAGGGCCCTGAATATGAAGGCACTTACGGAGGGCAGCCCACCGACGGCCCTGTCTATGGTGTCCTCGAGGGCCCTGAATATGAAGGCACTTACGGAGGGCAGCCCACCGACGGCCCTGTCTATGGTGTCCTCGAGGGCCCTGAATATGAAGGCACTTACGGAGGGCAGCCCACCGACGGCCCTGTCTATGGTGTCCTCGAGGGCCCTGAATATAAAGGCACTTACAGAGGGCAACCCACCGACGGCCCTGTCTATGGTGTCCTCGAGGGCCCTGAATATGAAGGCACTTACGGAGGGCAGCCCACCGACGACCCTGTCTATGATGTCCTCGAGGGCCCTGAATATAAAGGCACTTACAGAGGGCAACCCACCGACGGCCCTGTCTATGGTGTGCTTGAGGAACCAGACTCTGTGAGCCTAGATATGATAGAACAGAGATCGCCTGAGGTGATGGATAGTCCAGGAGCGACTGCGACGTATGAAAGCCTAGTAAACCCAGCGAATCCAGTCTATGGGTCACTTATCGAAAATGCCTCAAATTGCTAG
- the LOC5516335 gene encoding uncharacterized protein LOC5516335 isoform X2 encodes MSSLMILQFLNVVVLISPGLLCYSSENFTITRAHLDLFIVPPSFCGSYVNKTVMCQEYNAFLTKKKNNCTCKCVRRAPTFGFFNNTWNCTKNNIVRSVLGITDLTLKSEKRQDSVIKVFKKDVSVDSIYETCDHPTVAVNGTSLLRCDGFYQDLSNKDFKFAQENSTEPCKFAYTPSAKGENMKGHIIRIKYHKGNVTQWFGVKIQGSVTSPPTITTHSLPVATSLPKQQTSPKVTSPQQTSTSPQETSTSSSKQTSTQQTSSSQQTSTSPPQTTTSPSQQTSTSPPQTTTSPSQQTTSPPPSSPSIGQPWIPVTSTPTHADQRETDQQEGSKPDTLTVTSGVVSVILVLLILAIIVAAWYRRRRLKNGDTTGVRSEQSRVTGMTNDTIPRDDNDYAFPLPTIEKSQREPVEGVYSEPYSDNRNAQIRQNLQSRKTQPGQKNGVYEQAYNEEDHNVQPADFPGYVVLEGPDSEAFPDEQPTDAPVYGVLESPVYEGTYGRQPIDGPVYGVLEGPEYEGTYGGQPTDDPVYDVLEGPEYEGTYGGQPIDGPVYGVLEGPEYEGTYGGQPTDGPVYGVLEGPEYEGTYGGQPTDGPVYGVLEGPEYEGTYGGQPTDGPVYGVLEGPEYKGTYRGQPTDGPVYGVLEGPEYEGTYGGQPTDDPVYDVLEGPEYKGTYRGQPTDGPVYGVLEEPDSVSLDMIEQRSPEVMDSPGATATYESLVNPANPVYGSLIENASNC; translated from the exons ATGTCCTCACTAATGATACTGCAATTTCTTAATGTGGTGGTCTTAATTTCTCCTGGCCTGTTATGTTATTCTTCTGAAAATTTTACCATCACAAGAGCGCATCTTGACCTGTTTATTGTACCGCCGTCCTTTTGCGGAAGTTACGTAAACAAGACGGTGATGTGTCAGGAATATAATGCTTTCCtaacgaagaaaaaaaataattgtacATGCAAATGTGTCAGAAGAGCACCAACTTTTGGCTTCTTCAACAACACGTGGAATTGTACTAAGAATAACATAGTCAGAAGCGTGTTAG GAATTACAGATCTCACcttaaaaagtgaaaaaagacAGGATTCAGTGATCAAAGTCTTCAAGAAAGATGTGTCAGTCGACAGTATCTACGAGACATGCGATCATCCTACTGTAGCGGTCAACGGTACAAGCTTACTGCGTTGTGATGGTTTTTACCAGGATCTTTCGAACAAAGATTTCAAGTTTGCTCAGGAAAATTCTACCGAACCTTGTAAG TTTGCCTACACGCCATCAGCTAAAGGCGAGAACATGAAAGGTCATATCATAAGAATCAAGTATCATAAAGGAAACGTTACACAGTGGTTTGGTGTTAAGATTCAAG GCTCTGTGACAAGTCCCCCGACTATTACGACGCACTCTTTGCCAGTAGCAACATCACTACCAAAACAACAAACATCACCAAAAGTAACATCACCACAGCAgacatcaacatcaccacaagaaacatcaacatcatcatcaaaacagacatcaacacaacaaacatcatcatcacaacagacatcaacatcaccaccacaaacaacgacatcaccatcacaacagacatcaacatcaccaccacaaacaacgacatcaccatcacaacagacaacatcaccaccaccatcgtcACCATCTATTGGACAACCATGGATACCTGTTACTAGCACGCCAACACATGCTGACCAACGTGAGACAGATCAACAGGAAGGGAGCAAGCCTGACACTTTAACTGTGACCTCCGGCGTCGTGTCTGTCATTCTTGTGCTGCTCATCCTGGCCATTATAGTGGCTGCGTGGTACAGAAGAAGACGGCTTAAAAATG gagATACTACAGGAGTAAGAAGTGAACAATCT AGGGTTACTGGGATGACAAATGATACGATTCCACGTGACGATAACGACTACGCCTTTCCCTTGCCAACAATCGAGAAGAGCCAAAGAG AGCCCGTTGAAGGCGTTTATAGCGAGCCTTACAGCGATAACAGGAATGCGCAAATCCGGCAAAACTTGCAATCAAGGAAAACACAACCTGGTCAAAAAAATGGGGTTTATGAACAAGCATATAATGAAGAGGATCATAATGTGCAACCCGCAGATTTCCCTGGCTACGTGGTCCTTGAAGGACCGGATTCTGAAGCTTTTCCTGATGAGCAACCCACCGATGCACCTGTCTATGGGGTCCTTGAGAGCCCTGTATATGAAGGCACTTATGGAAGGCAACCCATCGACGGCCCTGTTTATGGTGTCCTCGAGGGCCCTGAATATGAAGGCACTTACGGAGGGCAGCCCACCGACGACCCTGTCTATGATGTCCTCGAGGGCCCTGAATATGAAGGCACTTACGGAGGGCAACCCATCGACGGACCTGTCTATGGTGTCCTCGAGGGCCCTGAATATGAAGGCACTTACGGAGGGCAGCCCACCGACGGCCCTGTCTATGGTGTCCTCGAGGGCCCTGAATATGAAGGCACTTACGGAGGGCAGCCCACCGACGGCCCTGTCTATGGTGTCCTCGAGGGCCCTGAATATGAAGGCACTTACGGAGGGCAGCCCACCGACGGCCCTGTCTATGGTGTCCTCGAGGGCCCTGAATATAAAGGCACTTACAGAGGGCAACCCACCGACGGCCCTGTCTATGGTGTCCTCGAGGGCCCTGAATATGAAGGCACTTACGGAGGGCAGCCCACCGACGACCCTGTCTATGATGTCCTCGAGGGCCCTGAATATAAAGGCACTTACAGAGGGCAACCCACCGACGGCCCTGTCTATGGTGTGCTTGAGGAACCAGACTCTGTGAGCCTAGATATGATAGAACAGAGATCGCCTGAGGTGATGGATAGTCCAGGAGCGACTGCGACGTATGAAAGCCTAGTAAACCCAGCGAATCCAGTCTATGGGTCACTTATCGAAAATGCCTCAAATTGCTAG